One part of the Dyadobacter sp. 676 genome encodes these proteins:
- a CDS encoding DoxX family protein, translating into MNMMDRIEHWGDTHHPAWMDIVRIALGVFLFAKGISFISDTTKLSHLVTGLDFHLYTVTAVHYVAFAHIFGGFLIAMGCLTRMASIIQIPILLTAVFFVNIRSGFSYLNSELWLSMITLILVITFAIIGSGRYSMDEWMRRHNK; encoded by the coding sequence ATGAACATGATGGATCGAATCGAGCATTGGGGCGATACCCACCATCCTGCATGGATGGATATAGTTCGTATTGCTTTGGGAGTGTTTTTGTTTGCAAAAGGTATCAGCTTCATCAGCGATACTACGAAGTTGTCTCATCTCGTGACCGGCCTCGACTTTCATTTGTACACCGTCACAGCCGTTCATTATGTAGCTTTCGCGCACATTTTCGGCGGATTCCTGATCGCAATGGGATGCCTTACCAGAATGGCCTCCATTATCCAGATCCCTATCTTGCTAACAGCCGTGTTCTTTGTCAATATCCGGTCGGGGTTTTCGTATCTCAACTCCGAACTTTGGCTTTCGATGATCACGCTCATTCTGGTAATCACGTTCGCGATTATCGGCTCGGGACGTTATTCGATGGATGAGTGGATGAGGCGTCATAACAAATGA
- a CDS encoding MFS transporter, translating to MEQTLHKDDTGWRLKAIIGGSAGNLVEWYDWYAYSAFSLYFANTFFPDSNPTVQLINTAGIFAVGFLMRPIGGFVFGKLADNRGRKVAMTVSVLLMSLGSLLIAFLPGYNSIGIAAPLLLLIARLLQGLSVGGEYGTSATYLSEVATEEKRGFFSSFQYVTLIGGQLIALGLQLILQNIFLTDQQMHDWGWRIPFVIGAMLSLVALYLRAHLNETEAFRSKDLKVKKGGSLKELMKHPKAVLIVVGLTSGGTLAFYTYTTYMQKFLVNTVGLTKYQSTILTFCSLFIFAALQPVFGALSDRIGRRPLLIGFGVLGTLFTYPLLTTLSHTTQMWPAFGLLMAALIIVSGYTSINAVAKAELFPVEVRALGVGLPYSIAVAIFGGTAEYLALWAKNLGHETWYYWYVTVCIFISLIVYIRMKDTKHTSLIEKH from the coding sequence ATGGAGCAAACTTTACACAAAGACGATACCGGCTGGCGCCTCAAAGCCATTATTGGCGGGTCGGCGGGCAACCTGGTCGAGTGGTACGACTGGTACGCCTATTCGGCTTTCTCCCTCTATTTTGCCAATACCTTCTTCCCCGATTCGAACCCGACGGTCCAACTGATCAATACGGCGGGCATTTTTGCCGTAGGTTTCCTGATGCGGCCCATCGGCGGTTTCGTCTTTGGAAAACTGGCTGATAACCGCGGACGTAAAGTAGCGATGACGGTTTCCGTGCTCCTCATGTCGCTAGGGTCGCTGCTGATCGCGTTTCTGCCCGGCTATAACAGCATCGGCATCGCTGCGCCATTATTGCTGCTGATTGCCAGGTTGCTGCAAGGGCTCAGCGTCGGGGGCGAATACGGCACGTCGGCTACCTATCTCAGTGAAGTGGCGACGGAGGAAAAACGCGGGTTCTTTTCCAGTTTCCAGTATGTGACGCTTATCGGCGGGCAGCTCATTGCATTGGGTTTACAACTCATTTTACAAAACATCTTCCTCACCGACCAGCAAATGCACGACTGGGGCTGGCGCATTCCGTTTGTGATCGGGGCGATGCTGTCGCTGGTAGCATTGTACCTGCGCGCGCATCTGAACGAAACTGAAGCATTTCGATCGAAGGACCTGAAAGTCAAAAAAGGGGGTTCGCTGAAAGAACTGATGAAGCATCCCAAAGCAGTTCTGATAGTAGTTGGCCTTACCTCCGGCGGAACGCTGGCTTTTTATACCTACACTACTTATATGCAGAAGTTCCTAGTGAACACGGTAGGGCTTACGAAATACCAATCGACCATACTCACTTTTTGCTCTCTCTTTATTTTTGCCGCATTGCAACCCGTTTTCGGCGCACTCAGCGATCGCATTGGCCGTCGCCCGCTGCTGATCGGCTTCGGTGTCCTGGGAACGCTGTTCACCTATCCGCTGCTGACGACATTAAGCCATACTACCCAAATGTGGCCGGCGTTCGGGCTGCTGATGGCCGCATTGATCATTGTAAGCGGCTATACTTCCATCAATGCGGTGGCAAAGGCCGAACTGTTTCCCGTGGAGGTGCGCGCGCTGGGCGTGGGACTCCCCTATTCCATTGCAGTAGCGATTTTCGGGGGCACGGCCGAGTACCTGGCGTTGTGGGCCAAAAACCTGGGGCACGAAACGTGGTATTACTGGTATGTGACCGTCTGCATTTTTATTTCACTGATCGTCTACATCCGGATGAAGGATACCAAACATACTTCCCTGATCGAAAAACATTGA
- a CDS encoding AraC family transcriptional regulator produces the protein MKPHFHKVPIPSRTSFSIRHDKDSGFGTVWHYHPELELHYLVKGKGVRFIGDNISNFSDGELILLGENLPHTWRVEEGASNTAVEVIIIHFLPNCLGSELLLLPEAYQIPKLYERAKRGLLIRGEAKEKVIRLMHAAVDAENLDRLIALLSILKILAETSEYDTIASAHAFYKSNDAETLRLNKIYAYTLSNYRNDISLQDVAAIANLGITSFCRYFKLMTKKTYNDFLVEIRISQACRFLIEDKMATEVICFECGFNNVSNFYRHFKKVTDMTPLEYKRKYLYKAAPEMV, from the coding sequence ATGAAACCGCATTTTCATAAAGTCCCCATTCCGTCAAGGACTTCGTTCAGTATACGCCATGATAAAGATTCGGGCTTTGGTACGGTTTGGCATTACCACCCCGAGCTCGAACTGCATTACCTGGTAAAGGGGAAAGGAGTAAGGTTCATCGGGGACAATATCAGCAATTTTTCGGATGGCGAGCTGATCCTGCTTGGAGAAAATTTACCGCATACCTGGCGGGTGGAAGAAGGAGCCAGTAATACAGCGGTTGAGGTGATTATCATCCATTTTTTACCTAATTGCCTGGGAAGCGAACTGCTGTTGCTGCCCGAAGCCTATCAGATCCCGAAACTTTACGAGCGCGCGAAGAGAGGACTGTTGATTCGGGGCGAAGCGAAGGAAAAAGTTATCCGGCTGATGCACGCGGCGGTGGACGCCGAGAATCTCGACCGGCTGATCGCATTGCTTTCGATCCTGAAAATTCTTGCGGAAACAAGCGAGTACGACACGATTGCCTCGGCTCACGCATTTTATAAGTCCAATGACGCCGAAACACTACGGTTGAATAAGATTTATGCCTACACGCTGTCCAATTACCGCAACGATATCTCGCTACAAGACGTCGCGGCGATCGCGAATCTGGGGATAACGTCCTTTTGCAGGTATTTTAAACTGATGACCAAGAAAACGTACAACGATTTCCTGGTCGAGATCCGGATCAGTCAGGCCTGCCGGTTTCTGATTGAAGATAAAATGGCCACCGAGGTGATCTGTTTCGAGTGCGGTTTTAACAATGTATCCAACTTCTACCGGCATTTCAAGAAGGTTACCGATATGACGCCTTTGGAATACAAGCGGAAATACCTTTATAAAGCCGCACCCGAAATGGTCTGA
- a CDS encoding alpha/beta hydrolase, whose translation MSSKIPYTKLGSGPRILLAFHGIGQDGTSCFAPALKSLYPHYTIYAFDLPFHGQHSDAAFEVISKTDWKNSIAHFLNQNNISRFDITGFSIGGRFALATLEAFAENIDHAFLIAPDGVSEHPMYSLATRIPPARWIYGWLMRHPGVFFPGVRIARTLKLASKSLVRFTQQVLNTPEKRQTIYRSWVAFRDLRFDIPALVKSANANGVNIYLFAGVYDSLLKPKAVKKLAELLPKNQYIELKSGHTRLVEHAAAWICTLFK comes from the coding sequence TTGTCTTCTAAAATCCCATACACTAAACTCGGCTCCGGCCCGCGCATTCTCCTCGCATTCCACGGAATAGGGCAGGACGGTACCTCGTGTTTTGCGCCGGCACTTAAATCCCTCTACCCACATTATACCATTTACGCATTCGACCTTCCCTTTCACGGGCAACATAGTGATGCCGCATTTGAAGTCATTTCAAAAACCGATTGGAAAAACAGCATTGCACATTTCCTCAATCAAAACAACATTTCCCGCTTCGACATTACCGGTTTCAGCATCGGTGGTCGCTTTGCGTTGGCTACGCTGGAAGCATTTGCTGAAAATATCGACCATGCATTCCTGATCGCGCCCGATGGCGTGTCCGAACATCCAATGTACTCGCTCGCGACACGCATTCCGCCTGCGCGATGGATTTATGGGTGGCTGATGCGACATCCCGGTGTGTTTTTTCCCGGCGTTCGCATTGCGCGGACGTTGAAACTGGCGAGTAAAAGCCTGGTAAGGTTTACGCAGCAGGTTTTAAATACACCCGAAAAAAGACAGACCATTTACCGCTCATGGGTCGCATTCCGGGATTTGCGGTTCGATATTCCTGCATTGGTGAAGTCGGCGAATGCGAATGGCGTGAATATCTATCTTTTTGCGGGGGTTTATGATAGTTTGCTGAAACCAAAAGCAGTAAAGAAGCTGGCGGAGCTGCTTCCCAAAAATCAATACATTGAACTAAAAAGCGGCCACACGCGCCTGGTAGAGCACGCAGCCGCATGGATTTGCACTTTATTTAAGTAA
- a CDS encoding type II toxin-antitoxin system VapC family toxin, whose amino-acid sequence MKYILDTHTLIWFLQGNDVLSKKAKSIIEETDSLKCVSIASIWEIAIKVSLGKLVLAKSLEDFLFDLSQTQIAILPIKLSHTLRVSTLEFFHKDPFDRLIIAQCIEEDLEVLTRDPNFPSYDIVTHW is encoded by the coding sequence ATGAAATACATTCTTGATACACACACTTTAATCTGGTTTTTACAAGGCAACGACGTATTATCGAAGAAAGCCAAAAGCATAATTGAGGAAACGGACAGCCTAAAATGCGTGAGCATTGCCTCGATCTGGGAAATTGCGATTAAGGTGAGTTTGGGAAAACTAGTACTTGCCAAATCGCTCGAAGACTTTCTTTTTGACTTGTCTCAGACCCAAATAGCAATTTTGCCCATCAAACTCTCCCATACTCTCCGGGTAAGCACTCTCGAGTTTTTTCACAAAGACCCATTTGACCGGCTTATCATTGCCCAATGTATCGAAGAGGATTTGGAAGTGCTAACCCGAGACCCGAACTTCCCTTCTTACGATATCGTAACCCACTGGTAA
- a CDS encoding DUF2281 domain-containing protein translates to MSDVELLKKVSELPENLKEELDSYIDFLLQKHAEADLSKKPLKFGMMKDTFIMVSDDFDEPLDDFKEYM, encoded by the coding sequence ATGAGCGATGTTGAACTATTGAAAAAGGTTTCTGAATTGCCAGAAAACCTGAAAGAAGAGTTAGATAGTTATATCGATTTCCTTCTTCAAAAACATGCAGAAGCGGATTTGTCTAAAAAGCCATTAAAGTTTGGAATGATGAAAGACACATTCATCATGGTGTCTGACGATTTTGATGAGCCGCTAGACGACTTTAAAGAATATATGTAA
- a CDS encoding RNA polymerase subunit sigma-24 — protein MDRVTQGDEAAFTQLRSYFHMPAFKFCSVLLKDDTEAESIIDSVFDKIWNERLAFNTEGNFQSYLFSNLKDQIFGKMKKYSDPAARKQYLDRIQSFRAG, from the coding sequence TTGGATCGGGTAACACAGGGCGACGAGGCTGCATTTACACAACTACGTTCGTATTTTCATATGCCGGCGTTCAAGTTCTGTTCGGTGCTTTTGAAGGACGACACGGAAGCCGAAAGCATTATCGATTCGGTTTTCGACAAAATCTGGAATGAACGCCTGGCTTTCAACACCGAAGGGAATTTCCAGTCATATCTGTTCAGTAATCTGAAAGACCAAATTTTTGGAAAAATGAAAAAGTACTCCGATCCCGCGGCCCGTAAACAATACCTCGACAGAATACAGTCTTTTCGTGCCGGCTAA